In one window of Prevotella sp. E13-17 DNA:
- a CDS encoding DUF4290 domain-containing protein — translation MEIKGLDYNTQREPLLLPEYGREIQKMVDHAVTLPTREERLRCAKTIVRLMETKIPHIRDNADYKQALWDHLYLMSHKQLDIDWPFDISNADVINAKPKPMAIPQEHAHLRHYGHLVEELFEKLKTMEPGEKRDELTRLTAYQMKRDLALWGRGSMDNEKVADDLARFTDGVIQIDLSNFTFNPVKFNEEPKRNNKRKK, via the coding sequence ATGGAAATAAAAGGATTGGATTATAACACACAACGAGAACCATTGTTACTTCCGGAATATGGTCGGGAGATTCAAAAAATGGTGGACCACGCCGTAACGCTCCCCACACGAGAGGAACGTCTTCGCTGTGCAAAGACCATCGTCCGTTTGATGGAAACAAAAATTCCCCACATTCGCGACAATGCAGACTACAAGCAGGCACTCTGGGACCATCTCTATCTGATGAGCCACAAACAGCTGGACATTGACTGGCCCTTCGATATCAGCAATGCAGATGTTATCAATGCCAAGCCAAAGCCCATGGCCATCCCACAAGAGCACGCTCACCTACGCCATTATGGACATTTGGTTGAAGAACTCTTTGAGAAATTGAAGACCATGGAGCCAGGCGAGAAGCGTGATGAGCTCACGCGTCTGACCGCCTACCAGATGAAGCGAGACCTTGCCCTGTGGGGACGAGGTTCGATGGACAACGAGAAAGTGGCCGACGACTTAGCTCGTTTCACCGACGGTGTCATCCAAATCGATCTGTCAAACTTCACCTTCAACCCCGTGAAGTTCAACGAAGAGCCCAAGCGTAATAACAAGAGAAAAAAGTAA
- the tsaB gene encoding tRNA (adenosine(37)-N6)-threonylcarbamoyltransferase complex dimerization subunit type 1 TsaB, protein MSCILHIETSTDVCSVAVSEDSHVIFQQDDHSGPNHAERLGTMIDEALSFTDNHAIPFDAVAVSCGPGSYTGLRIGVSMAKGICYGRNLQLIAVPTLELLCVPVLLRELVPENAILCPMLDARRMEVYAGLYDRALKPVREIRADIVDADTYREYLDKQPIYFFGNGAKKCMDVIQHPNAHYIDGIEPLAKWMQPLAERRLLSGQVEDVAYFVPFYLKDYVAKMPSKLI, encoded by the coding sequence ATGTCATGCATACTACATATTGAAACAAGCACTGACGTTTGCTCTGTAGCTGTGAGCGAAGACTCACATGTCATTTTCCAGCAGGACGACCATTCCGGTCCCAACCATGCTGAGCGACTGGGCACCATGATTGACGAAGCACTCTCGTTCACCGACAATCATGCCATTCCATTTGACGCCGTTGCCGTAAGTTGCGGTCCAGGCTCATATACCGGCCTGCGCATCGGTGTCTCAATGGCTAAAGGTATCTGTTATGGCCGGAACCTTCAGTTAATAGCTGTTCCGACCCTCGAACTGCTATGTGTGCCCGTGTTGCTGAGAGAACTGGTTCCCGAGAATGCTATTCTCTGTCCGATGCTTGACGCACGCCGCATGGAGGTCTATGCCGGACTCTACGACCGAGCACTGAAGCCCGTTCGCGAAATTCGTGCCGACATTGTCGATGCAGACACCTATCGTGAGTATCTAGACAAGCAGCCTATCTATTTCTTTGGCAATGGCGCCAAGAAATGTATGGATGTCATACAGCACCCCAATGCACATTATATCGATGGCATTGAGCCATTGGCCAAATGGATGCAACCTTTGGCTGAACGCCGTTTGCTGAGTGGACAAGTAGAAGATGTGGCCTATTTTGTGCCTTTCTATCTAAAGGACTACGTAGCCAAAATGCCATCAAAGTTGATTTAG
- a CDS encoding glycoside hydrolase family 43 protein has product MDVRNWNRFCNILSIIAILIIETSSANAQNIQKGNYGYLYCHMSDQGEFTAYALSRDGYHYEDLLDGKAIMDPKVHARIEGGQRDAYITRSYDGKGFVMVTTDMCVAKSHVWDNYGIDLLKSDDLTHWTSVTFDYRKGTSIFSDANACSVYKDWSTINRVWAPQIFWDPDYTWENGEKGGYFIYYSMWNRAEEAYDRMYYSYADKSFTKLTQPKLLFDWGYATIDADINLLPDGLYHMLIKKEGGKPGIYTATSRHLTHGWGEPVEDDYVSFEGKKKCEGSSAFQLIGDKSWRVAYIQYSDRPKHYRICKADENLRNFREPVDIEGVTAPQHGSFMRLTKKEYKRLKKWSDAQNKK; this is encoded by the coding sequence ATGGATGTAAGAAACTGGAATAGATTCTGCAACATACTAAGTATCATTGCTATATTGATCATTGAAACTTCGTCTGCCAACGCCCAGAATATCCAAAAAGGCAACTATGGTTACCTGTATTGTCACATGAGTGACCAAGGTGAGTTCACGGCATACGCCCTGAGCCGAGACGGTTATCACTACGAGGATCTGTTGGACGGAAAGGCCATCATGGATCCTAAAGTACATGCTCGCATTGAGGGTGGTCAGCGCGATGCCTACATCACACGCAGCTATGACGGCAAAGGCTTCGTGATGGTGACCACCGATATGTGTGTTGCCAAAAGCCATGTGTGGGACAACTATGGCATCGATTTGCTGAAAAGTGACGACCTGACCCACTGGACCAGCGTCACCTTTGACTATCGCAAAGGCACCAGCATCTTCTCTGATGCCAATGCCTGCAGCGTCTATAAAGATTGGAGCACCATTAATCGCGTATGGGCACCACAGATTTTCTGGGATCCCGACTACACATGGGAGAATGGAGAAAAAGGTGGCTACTTCATCTATTACTCCATGTGGAACCGAGCCGAAGAAGCATACGACCGAATGTATTATAGCTATGCCGACAAGTCGTTTACCAAGCTGACGCAGCCCAAGCTATTGTTCGACTGGGGATATGCCACCATTGATGCCGATATCAACCTGCTGCCAGACGGGCTCTACCACATGCTGATCAAGAAAGAAGGTGGCAAGCCTGGCATCTATACTGCCACTTCAAGACATCTGACCCACGGATGGGGTGAACCCGTAGAAGACGACTACGTATCGTTTGAAGGGAAGAAGAAGTGCGAAGGCTCAAGCGCCTTTCAACTGATTGGCGACAAGTCTTGGCGCGTGGCTTATATCCAATATAGCGACAGACCCAAACATTATCGCATCTGCAAGGCCGACGAGAACCTGCGCAACTTCCGTGAACCGGTAGATATTGAAGGTGTCACAGCTCCTCAGCATGGTTCATTCATGCGACTGACGAAAAAGGAATATAAGCGCCTGAAGAAGTGGTCAGACGCACAAAACAAGAAATAA